The genomic segment ACGCCCCCGAGATCGACCAGACCAATCTCGAATAGGCCTAGACCACGGGGCTGGGCAGCGGAGCGCCCTTGAACTGGGCAAGGAGGTTTTCGACGACCAGCGCGCCCATGGCGTCGCGGGTCTGCTGGGTTGCACTGCCCAGGTGCGGGGAGAGCACGACGTTGTCCATGCCCATGAGGGCTTCGGGCACGTTCGGCTCCCGCGCGAAGACATCAAGGGCCGCGCCGCCGAGCTTGCCCGATTGCAGCAGGTCGACCAGCGCTTCCTCGTCCACCACCGAGCCGCGCGCGATATTGACGAGCATCCCCTTGGGGCCAAGGGCTTCGAGGACTTTTCGCGAGACGATCCTCTCGGTGCCCTTGCCGCCCGGCGTCATGATCACGAGCCAATCGCTGTCGCGGGCCATGTCCTCGAGCCTGTCGTAGTAGACATAGGGCACTTTCTCCTGTCGGTGCCGGCCATGATAGACGACCCGCATCTTGAGCCCCTGGGCGCGGCTGGCGATTTCCTTGCCGATCCGCCCCAGCCCCAGGATGCCGACCGTGCGCCCGGTAAGTTCGAATGAGAACGGAAAGCGCTCTCCCTCGGCCCATCGCCCGGACCGCACGAAGGCGTCCGCCTGCACGATGCGGCGCGAGAGGGAGAGCATGAGCCCGATCGCCAGCTCCGCCACCGCGTCGTCGAGGACGTCGGGCGTATTGGTGACGTGGATGCCGCGCTGCCTGGCGGTCGCGACGTCGATGGAATCGTAGCCGACTCCGAAACTGGCGATGATCTCGAGATTGGGCAGCGCATCCATGAGCGCCGCATCGACCTTGCCGCCGGCCGCGACGCCGCGGATGCGCGGCCCGACTTCCCTGAGCAGCGCCTCGCGGTCTTCGGCTTCGAAGAGCTTGTGGACGACGAAGTTGCTGGCCAGCGCGTCCTCGCAGGTGGACAGGAGCCGGTGGGCCTGAAGGATTTCGACGGTCATGTTGCCTCCGTTTGCGGGCGGTCAGGAGCCGAGCAGCCAGAGCCACCCGGAGATCGTGAAGATGGAAAGCCCCGTGGTGATGAGGATCGTGCTGTTGGCCACGCTGATCCCGCGATTGTAGTAGGTCGCGAAGATATAGGCATTGATGCCCGTGGGCATGGCCGCCAGCAGCACCCCGTACCGGGCCATTTCCAGCGGAACGTGAAGCACGTGCACCATCAGCACGTAGGCGATCAGCGGATGGAACACCAGCTTGAATGCCGACATGGCACTGGCCTGCACCCAGCTTTCGGAAATCTTGTATTCGTTAAGCGCGCCACCCAGCCCGAAGAGCGCGGCGGGCAGCACCGCCTGGGCCATCATCGTGACGAAGGCCGTGGCGGGTTCGGGAAGCTTGACGTGCAGCAGGTTTCCCACGAGGCCCAGCCCGACGCCCCAGAGCAACGGATTCTGGACGATCCGCATGCCCGCGACCGCCAGCACCTTGTGCAGCGGGGCAGCATCGCGCCGGACCAGTTCCATGACCAGCATGCCGATGGTGATGAGGCAGGGCGCGTGGAACGCGATGATCGAATAGACCACCGGCATCGCCTCCTGCCCGTAGGCGCGCTGGATGATGGGGATGCCGATCAGCACTGTATTGGTGAACATCGCCGCGAAACCGGAGGCCACGCCTTCGCCCGGCCGGTTCTTGAACACCTTGATGGCGATGATCGTGCCCACCGTCAGCGAGGTCAGCGCGCCGATATAGAAGGGGGCGATGATCGCCGGGTTGAAGGTCGTCGAGAAATCCGCCGTCAGCATGGCCTCGAAGAGCAGGCACGGGGTGGCGAAGTTGTTGACGAACGTCACCAGGCCTTTGACGCCCTCGGTCGGGTAGAGCTTGAAGCGCACGGCCCCGTAGCCCAGCGCCACGATGGCGAAGACCGGAATGACGACGTTGAATATGGCGAGCACGGGCGGAGGTCCGTTGGGCGGGTAGTATGGTAGTGGTACACAGCCCCGTCCCCGAGGGGAAGGGCTAAGCGGGCTGACTGTCGCTCGCTGACACCATCATTGCAACGACCGGAATGGCGATGGTGAGCATGAGCAGGCGCGAAACATGGTGCGCCGCGATGAAGGCGGTATCGTAGCCAAGGGCCACGCCGAGCGCTCCCATGCCTTCCAACGCCCCGGGCGAGAGGCCAAGCCAGATCTGGCCGAAGGGCATGTCCACCACCAGACTGGCGCCATAGGCGATGGCGGTGACGACGCCGACGCTCATGGCCGTGGCGATGAGGCCGCCGATGGCGGCCCGGCGGAATTCGGTGACGGTGATGCCCGCAAAGCGCGAGCCGATGAGGGCCCCCACCAGCACGAAGGTGGCGCTGGCGAGCGGCACCGGCATGGCGCCTTCGAACAGCCCACCCAGCTTGGCGGCGGTAGCGGCGGCCATTGCGCCCAGCACCATGCCGGCCGGAACCCGCAACCGGCCAAAGACGACGCCGGTGACGGCGCAGGCGAGGGCGAGCAGCACCAGGGTCGGGAGATCCATGAACTTGACCGGCGCCGCCACCGCGAAATGCTCGATGGGCAGGAACAGCGCACCCAGGGGAACGCACAGGGTCAGCATCATGATGCGGATGACCTGGATGATGGTGATCTGGCGCGAATCGCCCAACCCCGTTGCGGCAATTCCCATCACGAACGACAGATGCCCGGGGAAGGAACTGAGATAGGCCGTGGCCCGATCGAGGCCGAAGAGCTTGCGCAGCATGTAGCCGGTGGAGGCGATGATGATCACCAGTTCGAGCACCAGCGCCAGCAGCGTGATCGGCCACTGCACGATCAGCGAGAGGCTGTCGCGGGCGACGCTCGCACCCATGGACATGCCGGTGAGAACGAACGTGATGTCGCGCAGCCAGCCGGGCATCGCGACCCTGACCCCTGACAATGCGGCCACGGCAACCGCCAAAGCCCCGCCCATCAGCCAGCCGGCAGGCAATTGCAGCGCGGTGGCGACCAGCCCGCCAGCAGCCGAAATCGCCAGGGTCAGCAGCGTG from the Youhaiella tibetensis genome contains:
- a CDS encoding 2-hydroxyacid dehydrogenase: MTVEILQAHRLLSTCEDALASNFVVHKLFEAEDREALLREVGPRIRGVAAGGKVDAALMDALPNLEIIASFGVGYDSIDVATARQRGIHVTNTPDVLDDAVAELAIGLMLSLSRRIVQADAFVRSGRWAEGERFPFSFELTGRTVGILGLGRIGKEIASRAQGLKMRVVYHGRHRQEKVPYVYYDRLEDMARDSDWLVIMTPGGKGTERIVSRKVLEALGPKGMLVNIARGSVVDEEALVDLLQSGKLGGAALDVFAREPNVPEALMGMDNVVLSPHLGSATQQTRDAMGALVVENLLAQFKGAPLPSPVV
- a CDS encoding AEC family transporter; the protein is MLAIFNVVIPVFAIVALGYGAVRFKLYPTEGVKGLVTFVNNFATPCLLFEAMLTADFSTTFNPAIIAPFYIGALTSLTVGTIIAIKVFKNRPGEGVASGFAAMFTNTVLIGIPIIQRAYGQEAMPVVYSIIAFHAPCLITIGMLVMELVRRDAAPLHKVLAVAGMRIVQNPLLWGVGLGLVGNLLHVKLPEPATAFVTMMAQAVLPAALFGLGGALNEYKISESWVQASAMSAFKLVFHPLIAYVLMVHVLHVPLEMARYGVLLAAMPTGINAYIFATYYNRGISVANSTILITTGLSIFTISGWLWLLGS
- a CDS encoding AbrB family transcriptional regulator codes for the protein MTNQPLRANVLFRTLLTLAISAAGGLVATALQLPAGWLMGGALAVAVAALSGVRVAMPGWLRDITFVLTGMSMGASVARDSLSLIVQWPITLLALVLELVIIIASTGYMLRKLFGLDRATAYLSSFPGHLSFVMGIAATGLGDSRQITIIQVIRIMMLTLCVPLGALFLPIEHFAVAAPVKFMDLPTLVLLALACAVTGVVFGRLRVPAGMVLGAMAAATAAKLGGLFEGAMPVPLASATFVLVGALIGSRFAGITVTEFRRAAIGGLIATAMSVGVVTAIAYGASLVVDMPFGQIWLGLSPGALEGMGALGVALGYDTAFIAAHHVSRLLMLTIAIPVVAMMVSASDSQPA